The following are encoded in a window of Bacillus xiapuensis genomic DNA:
- a CDS encoding MgtC/SapB family protein, whose protein sequence is MEWLFETDVLLKLVLSAIVGLVIGLERELKRKPVGLKTSLVISIVSCLLTIVSIESAYKSPGSESVNITMDPLRLAAQIVSGIGFLGAGVILHKNNDTISGLTTAAMIWGAAGIGVVVGAGFFAEAITGLALLIFSVEIVPLVFRMLGPSHFQEKDLLIKMTISNKDNINDVIDNIEREKLTVTRLRIKDLKKESHLLQFRVSVHFQRRITEVYHTISEIPFVENVEIENI, encoded by the coding sequence ATGGAATGGCTATTTGAAACAGACGTACTGTTAAAGCTAGTCCTTTCTGCCATCGTAGGGCTTGTGATCGGACTGGAGCGAGAATTAAAAAGAAAACCGGTCGGATTGAAAACGAGTCTAGTCATTTCCATCGTCAGCTGTCTCTTGACGATCGTCTCAATAGAATCAGCTTATAAATCTCCCGGCAGTGAATCGGTCAATATTACGATGGATCCCTTGCGCCTCGCCGCCCAAATTGTTTCCGGTATCGGCTTTTTAGGGGCGGGGGTTATCTTGCACAAAAACAACGACACCATATCCGGACTGACGACAGCCGCAATGATTTGGGGAGCTGCCGGTATCGGTGTGGTGGTAGGCGCGGGCTTTTTCGCGGAAGCCATCACCGGTTTAGCGCTGCTGATTTTCAGCGTAGAAATCGTTCCGCTCGTCTTTCGCATGCTTGGGCCCAGCCATTTTCAGGAGAAAGATCTGCTGATTAAAATGACCATCAGCAACAAAGACAATATCAATGACGTCATCGACAATATTGAAAGGGAAAAGCTGACGGTGACAAGATTGCGTATTAAAGATTTGAAGAAAGAATCGCATTTGCTCCAATTTCGTGTTTCTGTACATTTTCAAAGAAGAATAACGGAAGTGTATCACACCATTTCTGAGATTCCTTTTGTAGAAAATGTGGAAATTGAAAACATTTGA
- a CDS encoding glucose-1-phosphate adenylyltransferase, translating to MAKEKCVAMLLAGGKGSRLKELTRDLAKPAVPYGGKYRIIDFPLSNCANSGIHNVGVLTQYQPLVLNSYIGIGSAWDLDRKQGGVTVLPPYMESTGVKWYSGTASAIYQNLNYIQQYDPEYVLILSGDHIYKMNYAKMLDFHIQKKADVTISVIEVPWEEASRFGIMCTNKEMEITLFEEKPKHPSSNLASMGIYIFNWKTLKKYLELDENNPESTNDFGKDVIPFMLKEKLRLFAYPFSGYWKDVGTVQSLWEANMDLLDRGEELNLLDHSWRIYSVNPNHPPQFIGEKAAVKNSLVNEGCSIEGEIIHSVLFQGVQVDEESVIKDAVVMPNVRIGRECVIERAIVNSNVEIPDNVHIYNHTDEILLITEQYLEQLIGQKQ from the coding sequence ATGGCGAAAGAAAAATGTGTGGCGATGTTATTAGCAGGCGGGAAAGGAAGCAGATTGAAAGAATTGACTCGTGACCTTGCCAAACCGGCAGTTCCATACGGCGGCAAATATCGGATTATCGATTTTCCGCTGAGCAACTGCGCCAATTCAGGTATTCACAATGTAGGAGTTCTCACTCAGTATCAGCCCTTAGTCCTCAATTCTTATATTGGCATAGGAAGCGCCTGGGATTTAGATCGAAAGCAAGGAGGAGTGACGGTGCTGCCGCCTTATATGGAGTCAACGGGGGTGAAGTGGTATTCCGGTACCGCGAGCGCTATTTATCAAAATTTAAACTACATTCAGCAATATGATCCTGAATACGTGCTCATTCTCTCCGGTGATCATATTTACAAAATGAATTATGCTAAGATGCTGGATTTCCATATTCAGAAGAAGGCGGATGTGACGATCTCTGTCATTGAAGTGCCGTGGGAGGAGGCCAGCCGCTTCGGGATCATGTGCACTAATAAAGAGATGGAAATTACCTTGTTTGAAGAGAAGCCAAAGCACCCGAGCAGCAATCTTGCCTCCATGGGGATCTATATCTTTAATTGGAAGACGCTTAAAAAATATTTAGAGCTTGATGAGAATAATCCGGAATCTACCAATGACTTTGGCAAAGATGTGATTCCTTTTATGCTGAAGGAAAAGCTGAGATTGTTTGCTTACCCATTTAGCGGCTACTGGAAAGATGTGGGGACTGTGCAAAGCCTTTGGGAAGCGAATATGGATCTTTTAGACCGGGGGGAAGAGCTGAATCTTTTGGATCATTCCTGGCGCATTTATTCAGTCAATCCCAATCACCCGCCGCAGTTTATCGGAGAAAAAGCGGCGGTGAAGAATTCGCTAGTCAATGAAGGCTGCAGTATTGAAGGAGAAATCATTCATTCCGTTCTTTTTCAAGGGGTGCAGGTGGATGAGGAATCCGTCATTAAGGACGCAGTTGTCATGCCTAATGTGCGAATCGGGAGAGAATGTGTGATAGAGCGAGCGATCGTCAACAGTAATGTGGAAATCCCTGACAATGTGCATATTTATAATCATACAGATGAGATACTGCTTATCACCGAACAGTATCTGGAGCAGTTAATCGGCCAAAAGCAATGA
- a CDS encoding GlgC family sugar phosphate nucleotidyltransferase: protein MNASMLGVIDATTHPESMKDLLLHRSLAAVPFAGRYRLIDFILSNMVNSGIQSVAIFPKYQYRSLMDHVSSGKNWELDRKRDGLFFFPSPNLEGAEEKIGAFCHFAEHMDYFKRSTQEYALISNCYTVFNMDFSPILNRLREESCDILQICNQGRPIDLYVVPVSLLIQMVNTRKETGYTCMRDIVSDPGHQYKVCQYEINGYCEQILTSKDFYKTSMELLEKENWCQLFNKFQPIYTKVKDEPPTQYTDTSSVKNSMIANGAVIEGEVEQSVIFRAVHIGKHSKVKNCIIMQKTNIGENCVLEHVIVDKDAVIGDGQTLIGTAKEPLIIRKGSVQGVLMNS, encoded by the coding sequence ATGAATGCATCCATGCTTGGGGTTATTGATGCGACCACGCATCCTGAATCCATGAAAGATTTGCTTCTGCATCGCAGTCTGGCGGCTGTACCTTTTGCGGGACGCTATCGCTTAATCGATTTCATTTTGTCAAATATGGTTAATTCGGGAATTCAAAGCGTTGCGATCTTTCCTAAATATCAATACCGTTCGTTAATGGATCACGTCAGTTCAGGAAAGAATTGGGAGTTGGATCGGAAGCGGGATGGACTGTTTTTCTTCCCTTCTCCCAATCTGGAAGGAGCGGAAGAAAAGATAGGTGCCTTCTGCCATTTTGCGGAGCATATGGACTATTTCAAGCGCAGTACGCAAGAGTATGCGTTAATAAGCAATTGTTACACGGTGTTTAATATGGACTTCTCTCCGATATTAAATCGGCTCAGGGAAGAAAGTTGCGATATTCTACAAATTTGCAATCAAGGGCGCCCGATCGACTTATATGTCGTACCGGTATCCTTGCTTATTCAGATGGTGAATACCCGAAAAGAGACAGGCTATACGTGCATGCGGGATATTGTCAGCGATCCGGGACACCAGTATAAAGTATGCCAATATGAGATCAACGGGTATTGCGAGCAAATTCTAACATCGAAGGATTTCTATAAGACAAGCATGGAACTGTTAGAGAAGGAGAACTGGTGCCAGCTTTTTAATAAGTTTCAGCCGATTTATACGAAAGTCAAAGACGAACCGCCGACGCAATACACGGATACTTCTTCGGTGAAAAATTCCATGATTGCCAACGGAGCGGTTATTGAAGGAGAGGTGGAGCAAAGCGTCATCTTTCGAGCGGTTCATATCGGAAAGCATTCAAAAGTGAAAAATTGCATCATTATGCAAAAAACAAACATCGGGGAGAACTGTGTGCTTGAGCATGTCATTGTGGACAAGGATGCGGTCATTGGGGATGGGCAGACTTTAATTGGAACAGCAAAGGAGCCGCTGATCATCCGCAAAGGCTCTGTACAAGGAGTGTTGATGAATTCGTGA
- a CDS encoding DMT family transporter, with the protein MASPKINPYFVLLIGVFSVSTSAILVKVSSADAGVIAFYRLLFTVLLMAPLFLWKNVGELKDISKKDWILSFVSGTFLAFHFILWFESLNYTSVTSSTVLVTLQPLFAFAGTYFIFKEKFSAGALTGGAVAVAGSIIISWGDFKISGQAFFGDMLALLACALITGYLLFGQTIRQRVSLMTYTFIVYLNSTMVLFFYVLIKDVPFGPYPIEEWVYFLLLAIISNLLGHTLFNWSLKYVSTSVISMAILLEPVGASWLAYWLLEEKIIQTQIVGGGVVLFGIMLFVADPARLKEHFQKRSADS; encoded by the coding sequence ATGGCAAGCCCTAAAATAAACCCTTATTTCGTTTTGCTGATTGGTGTATTTTCTGTATCAACATCAGCGATTTTAGTCAAAGTATCGTCAGCAGATGCGGGAGTTATCGCTTTTTATCGGCTGTTGTTTACGGTGCTGTTAATGGCTCCTTTATTTTTGTGGAAAAATGTTGGGGAGTTAAAAGACATCTCGAAAAAAGACTGGATACTTTCTTTTGTTTCCGGCACTTTTTTAGCTTTTCATTTTATTCTATGGTTTGAATCGTTAAATTACACCTCTGTGACAAGTTCAACTGTGTTAGTGACGTTGCAGCCCCTCTTTGCTTTTGCCGGCACTTATTTCATTTTTAAAGAAAAGTTTTCGGCCGGCGCATTAACCGGGGGAGCAGTGGCGGTTGCAGGCAGTATCATTATCAGCTGGGGAGATTTTAAAATCAGCGGCCAAGCCTTTTTCGGCGACATGCTTGCTTTGCTGGCTTGCGCTTTAATTACCGGCTACTTGTTATTCGGCCAAACCATCCGCCAAAGGGTGTCCTTAATGACTTATACCTTCATTGTTTACTTAAATAGCACGATGGTTCTTTTTTTCTATGTGCTGATCAAAGATGTACCCTTTGGTCCGTACCCAATAGAGGAGTGGGTGTATTTCCTTCTCTTAGCGATCATTTCGAATCTATTAGGGCATACGCTGTTTAATTGGTCGTTAAAGTATGTCAGCACTTCGGTCATTTCAATGGCGATTCTATTAGAGCCGGTCGGTGCCAGCTGGCTTGCTTATTGGCTGCTTGAAGAGAAAATTATTCAAACACAAATAGTTGGAGGAGGAGTCGTATTGTTCGGAATTATGTTGTTTGTTGCAGATCCGGCAAGGCTCAAGGAGCACTTCCAAAAACGAAGCGCAGATAGCTGA